The proteins below are encoded in one region of Qipengyuania sp. HL-TH1:
- a CDS encoding DUF2497 domain-containing protein has translation MQQTGEPSVEEILDSIKKVIARDNREGAILERRRRTAATMRESLAEPAEPADSEEADEVLELAEEIALDDERDEDEAEDDALTRGDTRAAMSQNFAALAMLAKPGKQPQIVRSGETSLEGLTREMLRPMLAQWLDDNLPGMVEDLVKAEIARIAGKRS, from the coding sequence ATGCAGCAAACGGGTGAACCTTCGGTCGAGGAAATTCTCGACTCGATCAAAAAGGTGATCGCACGCGACAATCGCGAAGGCGCGATCCTCGAACGCCGTCGGCGCACGGCCGCCACGATGCGCGAAAGTCTCGCCGAACCCGCCGAACCCGCCGATTCCGAAGAAGCCGACGAAGTGCTCGAACTCGCCGAGGAAATCGCCCTTGATGACGAGCGGGACGAGGATGAAGCCGAAGACGATGCGCTCACCCGGGGCGACACACGCGCGGCGATGAGCCAGAATTTCGCCGCGCTCGCCATGCTCGCCAAACCCGGCAAGCAGCCGCAGATCGTCCGTTCGGGCGAAACCTCGCTCGAGGGCCTGACGCGCGAAATGCTGCGTCCGATGCTGGCCCAATGGCTCGACGACAACCTGCCCGGCATGGTCGAGGATCTGGTCAAGGCCGAGATTGCACGGATTGCGGGCAAGCGCAGCTAA
- a CDS encoding (2Fe-2S) ferredoxin domain-containing protein: protein MTAKPKALRKAEQALAKTGGAIAERQIFLCGISEKQKCCRRDEGKQAWNYLKRRLKELGLVGREGTIQRTKADCLQICEAGPIAVVWPDNVWYHSCHPEVLEAIIQRHLIGGVPVEEYRLRPAD, encoded by the coding sequence TTGACGGCAAAACCGAAAGCCCTGCGCAAGGCCGAGCAAGCGCTGGCCAAGACCGGCGGCGCCATTGCCGAACGGCAGATCTTCCTGTGCGGCATCTCCGAGAAGCAGAAATGCTGCCGCCGCGACGAAGGCAAGCAGGCGTGGAACTACCTCAAGCGCCGGTTGAAGGAACTTGGTCTGGTCGGCCGCGAGGGGACCATCCAGCGGACCAAGGCCGATTGCCTGCAAATATGCGAGGCGGGACCCATCGCGGTCGTCTGGCCCGATAACGTGTGGTACCATTCGTGTCACCCCGAGGTACTCGAGGCGATCATCCAGCGCCATCTGATCGGCGGCGTGCCGGTCGAGGAATACCGTCTCAGACCAGCCGACTAG
- a CDS encoding CBS domain-containing protein has product MEIGSLIEGRANSEIISCNVDTPVREAVALLASKRIGAVPVVEAGKVVGIFSERDVIYRLADEGDACLSRPLGEVMTAPAITVQRTTSVLEALALMTRRRIRHLPVVDGEAMCGFISIGDLVKARLDEIEHEAEAMRAYIQTA; this is encoded by the coding sequence ATGGAAATCGGCAGTCTGATCGAAGGGCGGGCGAACTCCGAGATCATCTCCTGCAATGTCGATACGCCCGTACGCGAAGCGGTTGCGCTGCTGGCCTCGAAGCGTATCGGCGCGGTCCCGGTGGTCGAAGCCGGGAAGGTAGTCGGCATTTTTTCCGAACGCGACGTAATCTATCGCCTCGCCGATGAAGGCGATGCCTGCCTGTCGCGGCCGCTGGGCGAGGTCATGACCGCGCCCGCGATCACCGTGCAGCGCACGACCTCGGTGCTCGAAGCGCTGGCGCTGATGACCCGGCGGCGGATCCGCCACTTGCCGGTAGTCGATGGCGAGGCGATGTGCGGTTTCATTTCGATCGGCGATCTGGTCAAGGCCCGGCTCGACGAGATCGAACACGAAGCCGAAGCCATGCGCGCATATATCCAGACCGCTTGA
- the erpA gene encoding iron-sulfur cluster insertion protein ErpA: protein MINSPTLTDAAAARIAVIAEKQAKPAILRLSVEGGGCSGFQYKFGLADAAESDDAISEKDGVKLLVDPVSLDLVAGSTVDFVESLGGAAFRVENPQAAAGCGCGSSFGI from the coding sequence ATGATCAATTCCCCCACCCTCACCGATGCCGCGGCGGCCCGTATCGCCGTGATCGCCGAGAAGCAGGCCAAGCCGGCCATCCTCCGCCTCTCGGTCGAAGGCGGCGGTTGTTCGGGCTTCCAGTACAAGTTCGGCCTCGCCGATGCGGCTGAAAGCGACGATGCGATCAGCGAGAAGGACGGGGTCAAGCTGCTCGTCGATCCTGTCAGCCTCGATCTCGTCGCGGGTAGCACGGTCGATTTCGTCGAATCGCTGGGCGGCGCGGCCTTCCGCGTCGAGAATCCGCAGGCGGCGGCAGGCTGCGGCTGCGGGTCGAGCTTCGGCATCTAG
- the xth gene encoding exodeoxyribonuclease III — translation MRIASFNINGIKARLPRLKEWLEETRPTVACLQEIKTMDEGFPAEEFESIGYKAIWHGQKSFNGVAILADGVEPLETQRGLPGDPEDEQSRYLEAEVNGVRVASIYLPNGNPQPGPKFDYKLAWMKRLRAHAATLWAQEIPTALAGDYNVIPEDKDVWSVRAMASDALMQPESRDAYARLLGDGWTDALDTLNPRGGVWTYWDYKAGAWQRDHGFRIDHLLLSPELAVRLQAAGVDKEHRGREKASDHAPVWVDVRD, via the coding sequence ATGCGTATCGCCAGCTTCAACATCAACGGGATCAAGGCGCGCCTGCCGCGTCTGAAAGAATGGCTCGAGGAAACCCGGCCCACCGTCGCCTGCCTGCAGGAAATCAAGACGATGGACGAAGGCTTTCCCGCCGAGGAGTTCGAGAGCATCGGCTATAAGGCCATCTGGCATGGTCAGAAGAGCTTCAACGGCGTCGCTATCCTCGCCGACGGGGTTGAACCGTTGGAAACCCAGCGCGGCCTGCCCGGCGATCCCGAGGACGAACAATCACGCTATCTCGAGGCGGAAGTGAACGGCGTCCGCGTGGCGTCGATCTACCTGCCCAATGGCAACCCGCAACCGGGGCCGAAATTCGATTACAAGCTGGCCTGGATGAAACGGCTGCGCGCGCATGCGGCGACGCTGTGGGCGCAGGAAATCCCGACTGCACTGGCCGGCGATTACAATGTCATCCCCGAAGACAAGGATGTCTGGTCGGTGCGCGCGATGGCGAGCGACGCGCTGATGCAGCCCGAATCGCGCGATGCCTATGCCCGGCTACTGGGTGACGGCTGGACCGACGCGCTCGATACGCTCAATCCGCGCGGGGGCGTGTGGACCTATTGGGACTATAAGGCGGGCGCATGGCAGCGCGACCACGGGTTCCGCATCGACCACCTGCTGCTGTCCCCCGAGCTAGCCGTACGGTTGCAGGCAGCGGGCGTGGACAAGGAGCATCGCGGGCGCGAAAAGGCCAGCGATCATGCACCGGTCTGGGTCGACGTGCGCGACTAG
- a CDS encoding cell wall hydrolase produces MVFKTTGFTAVIAAIAFTTFAGAEGSGANAQVAAQATADITTEAQLTEEVVPVFVEKEVVQELPAAEAVSDNSADAAPQADSLRELVAAMPAGSQLSDELQCLAGAVYFESRGEPLDGQLAVAQVIINRAEDRRFPSSYCSVVYQRAQFSFVKHGRMPRIKTGSRAWQRAHAIARIAHRGLWDSEASDALYFHANYVRPSWSRRKVALATIDTHVFYR; encoded by the coding sequence ATGGTATTCAAGACTACCGGGTTTACCGCGGTCATCGCGGCAATCGCCTTTACTACTTTTGCGGGAGCCGAAGGTTCCGGCGCCAACGCCCAGGTTGCGGCGCAAGCAACCGCAGACATCACCACCGAGGCACAGCTCACTGAAGAAGTGGTGCCAGTCTTCGTCGAGAAGGAAGTGGTGCAGGAGCTTCCCGCAGCGGAAGCCGTATCAGACAATTCCGCCGACGCGGCACCGCAGGCAGACAGCCTGCGCGAGCTCGTCGCCGCCATGCCCGCTGGCAGCCAGCTTTCCGACGAACTCCAGTGCCTCGCCGGGGCGGTCTATTTCGAATCGCGCGGCGAACCGCTCGACGGCCAGCTGGCGGTTGCGCAGGTGATCATCAACCGCGCCGAAGACCGCCGTTTCCCGTCGAGCTATTGCAGCGTCGTCTACCAGCGCGCGCAATTCTCTTTCGTCAAACATGGCCGTATGCCGCGGATCAAGACCGGCTCGCGCGCCTGGCAGCGTGCGCATGCCATTGCCCGCATCGCCCACCGCGGCCTGTGGGACAGCGAAGCAAGCGATGCGCTGTACTTCCACGCGAACTACGTCCGGCCCAGCTGGAGCCGCCGCAAGGTAGCGCTCGCGACGATCGACACGCACGTCTTCTACCGCTGA
- a CDS encoding DUF1491 family protein: protein MDARLPAHVEVSGLIRAVEGAGGFGMVLQKGEKDAGTLLVLTTQSGGNTRLWERMPQLDGSRAFVCTRTQDNENTREFDEYVTKRRRADPDCWVIELDIENAERFVAGAAG from the coding sequence GTGGATGCGCGCCTGCCTGCCCATGTCGAGGTTTCGGGCCTGATCCGTGCGGTCGAAGGGGCGGGCGGTTTTGGCATGGTCCTCCAGAAGGGGGAGAAAGACGCGGGCACCCTGCTGGTATTAACCACGCAAAGTGGCGGAAATACCCGCTTGTGGGAGCGTATGCCCCAGCTCGACGGGTCGCGCGCATTCGTCTGCACACGCACGCAAGACAATGAAAACACAAGAGAATTTGACGAATACGTGACCAAGCGTCGGCGCGCCGACCCCGACTGCTGGGTTATCGAGCTGGATATCGAAAATGCAGAACGGTTCGTCGCAGGGGCGGCGGGTTAA